The sequence TGGACATGAACAGCCTGACAGTTATTGACCTGCCTGAGGGCAGCAAGGAAAATCAAAAGTTGACGGGGCACCTTAAAAGTGCTGACTTTTTTGAAGTAGAGACTTACCCCGAAGCTTCCTTCGAAATCACTGAAATCAAAGCATGGGACAACACCAAAGAGCGCGGCGAGGTAGACCCCAACTTCAGCATTGCCGACCCCACCCATGAAGTAAGCGGCAACTTGACCATCAAAGGTGTAACTAAAGGCATTACATTCCCTGCCAAAGTCACTGTATCGGACAACAACGTGGAAGCAGTAGCTAAGTTCAACATCAACCGCTACGATTGGAACGTCAACTACGGTAAAGGGCAAACCGTAGAAGACAAAATCATCAATTCTGAGGTAAACCTGAGCATTACACTCAAAGCCAACAAGCAATAAGGCTTATTTGTGGAGCATTGGGCTTATTCCCCAGCTCAAACACGAGAAACCTTCTGCAGAAGCA comes from Thermonema lapsum and encodes:
- a CDS encoding YceI family protein — translated: MKKLFYALSVVAFSGLLLSCESTPESDKAETGEAQAKTEEQAQAEAQAITYSVDLENSRIGWIGSKKVGNRHEGFLKLKSGELYVKNNELVGGKFVVDMNSLTVIDLPEGSKENQKLTGHLKSADFFEVETYPEASFEITEIKAWDNTKERGEVDPNFSIADPTHEVSGNLTIKGVTKGITFPAKVTVSDNNVEAVAKFNINRYDWNVNYGKGQTVEDKIINSEVNLSITLKANKQ